A window of the Bacteroidota bacterium genome harbors these coding sequences:
- a CDS encoding putative metal-binding motif-containing protein has product MACSAPEGYADIIGDCYDANPAIYPGATEICNGLMIIVRISRRRFAHHILCR; this is encoded by the coding sequence TTGGCATGCTCCGCACCTGAAGGGTATGCAGATATTATTGGCGATTGTTATGATGCAAACCCTGCTATTTATCCCGGTGCTACTGAAATTTGTAATGGGTTGATGATAATTGTACGGATCAGTAGACGAAGGTTTGCTCATCACATTTTATGCCGATAA